The Patescibacteria group bacterium genomic interval ACTGCTGGCGCAGGGATTTGCCGCTGACAAACACCAGGCGCCAATCAGTCCGGCCGGAGTAATTTTCAGCGGCCGCCTGTTTCAGTGTTGCTTTGGTGTAACGGATAGGTCCGTTAACAATCGGCTGACGCCAAACTCTAGCTGTGGCACGAGCCATGATCACCTTATTGGCACCAAGGATTCTAATCGCCTGTCGTACTGACAGATTAATCTGCACCGTTGCTTCATTTTGTGCTTGTGTTTGTATTGGATTAATCTGCACCGTTACTTCATTCCGCAATATGGCAGCGATCATAGCCGCCTGACCATCTCTTGGCACATCAGCCAAAACACGATTCAATACGGCTTCAAGCTGGCCGAGGTCAATATCGCCATATTTAATCGGTTTCCCGGCCTTGGCAGCTAAAAGCCGCGCCGCAGGCACGCCCAAGTGCTCAAGCAGAGCATAAACTTCATGTAATGTAAAAGTTCTGCAATCTTTCTTTTCATCTTCCATCTCATTCTCCTTTCAGGCGATTGGCCCGATTGATGGAATTTTTCCCCTACCCGAGGATCAGGGTAACTCGACAATCACAATGCCAAGCCAACGAGTCATTATATCAAAAACAATATAATTTGTCAATAGTGTAAAGTAATAACAAAAAATTAGTAATAAAATATCTAATTTTAGACAAAATTAACCATCTTGACTTTACCCAAACAATACGATATAATGATAACACAACTTAACCCTTTCCCATTCCCTTTTCAGGGGCTCTTAAGCGCCAAACGACTTAAGAAAAGGCAAACAACCACGATTCCTACGAGAATTCCAGGCTTGCCTTGGGATTTTTTTAATGTCTCGCTTGTCATTCCGACTAAGCGAGCAAGGCGAACGCGTGGAGGAATCGCTTGTTCTTCTTTGTCATTCCGACTAAGCGAGCAAGGCGAACGCGTGGAGGAATCGCTTGTATTAAATAATTAAGGAATTCCTCGACTCCACTCCCGCTTCGCTTACGTTGCGCTCGGAATAACAATGAGGAAAAACGCTGAATATTAATATAATTAACTCATACTATGAACAATTACGAATTACTCTACATCATCTCCAATCAGTACACTGATGATGAAGCCGCCAAAATCAAAGCTAAAATCGACGGCATGCTTAAGGGCTTTGGCGCCGTTATCGGACTAGAAGAAAACTTAGGCAAAAAAAAATTAGCCTACCCCATCAATCGTATCGCCCACGGTTATTATTTACTCAATGAATTTGAATTGGAAGACGGCAATCAACTCAAACAAATCAACGAGTTCTTACGCTTAGACAAAGAGATCCTGCGCGCGCAAATCGTTATCAAAAAGAAACTGTCTCCCGAAGAAATCGAAAAACAGAAAAAGCGCGAACAAGCCGCTGAGTTGCGCCGAGCCGCCGGAGAAAAAACCGAGGAAAAAGCCAAGCCGGCCGAAGCCAAAAAAGAAAGCAAGAAGGTAGACATTAAGGACTTAGACGAAAAATTGGAGGAGATTTTAAAAACCGACGATTTAGTGTAAACTGTAATAGTCCAAAGCTCATAAAGCCACAAGCCAAAACATCAAAAGGGGCTTCAACTTTATAAATTTTCGGACTTTATAAACCCAATAAATAATTACTCTAAATAAAATCGTATGAACCTAAACAAAGCCATTATCATTGGCAATCTCACCGCCAATCCCGAGGTCAAAAAAACCGCTTCAGGTCAAACCATTGCCAATTTCTCCATCGCCACCAACCGCGTCTGGACCAACCAGCAGGGTGTTAAGCAGGAACAAGCCGAGTTTCATGCCATCGTCGCCTTCGGCCGCCTGGCCGAGATCGTCGGCCAATACCTGGCCAAGGGTCGCCTCTGTATGGTGGAAGGCCGTATCCAAACCCGCAACTGGATGGATACCAGTAATGTTAAACATTGGAAGACAGAAATCGTCGCTGAAAATATCCAATTAGGACCGCGTAGCACCACTTCCGCTAATGGCGGTTACGGCCAAGAGAGACCGAGTAACGGCGGCTATGATGCCGCTCCGGCTTATGAAGTTGAACAGGTAGCTGCCGCTCCTGTAGCCAACGATAATGAAGAAGAAATAAAAGTTGAAGATATTCCATTTTAAACCATCATTAAGTCAAAAGTCCATAAAGCCCGTGGAGTTAATTAATTTTGATTTTAACTTTGCGGACTTTGACTTTAAAAGACCACCAATATTATGATCCAAAATAAAAAAAACACCAGTGCCGCAACACCGCAAAAACGCTATTGCCATT includes:
- the rpsF gene encoding 30S ribosomal protein S6, with translation MNNYELLYIISNQYTDDEAAKIKAKIDGMLKGFGAVIGLEENLGKKKLAYPINRIAHGYYLLNEFELEDGNQLKQINEFLRLDKEILRAQIVIKKKLSPEEIEKQKKREQAAELRRAAGEKTEEKAKPAEAKKESKKVDIKDLDEKLEEILKTDDLV
- a CDS encoding single-stranded DNA-binding protein is translated as MNLNKAIIIGNLTANPEVKKTASGQTIANFSIATNRVWTNQQGVKQEQAEFHAIVAFGRLAEIVGQYLAKGRLCMVEGRIQTRNWMDTSNVKHWKTEIVAENIQLGPRSTTSANGGYGQERPSNGGYDAAPAYEVEQVAAAPVANDNEEEIKVEDIPF